Proteins co-encoded in one Thamnophis elegans isolate rThaEle1 chromosome 1, rThaEle1.pri, whole genome shotgun sequence genomic window:
- the TCIRG1 gene encoding V-type proton ATPase 116 kDa subunit a isoform X2 produces MFRSEEMCLAQLFLQSASSYACVSELGEQGLVEFRDLNPHVSAFQRRFVGELRRCEEMEKTFTFLAQEAQKAGRSLKPPEENLPAPLAREALQIQEQSETLSKELREVSHNREALLGQLQELREHIQVLQEGQRFTGQLQVPLDSPVLSRAFSERDPLLDPTVLHRPDLRINFVAGVIHPWRVNSFERLLWRACRGYLVPHFTEMTEPIENPSTGESITWVIFLISYWGEQIGQKIRKIANCFHCHLHPYPENEAERMDTLHGLRTQVEDLNIVLGQTEQYLDQVLQKVLSVLPAWQVQIQKMKAIYFILNQCSFSITDKCLIGEVWCPVRDLPAVQLALREGSHRSGSGVESFVHRIISTESPPTLIRTNKFTAGFQNIIDAYGVASYQEMNPAPYTIITFPFLFAVMFGDVGHGLLMFLFALWMVLFENRPGMKKAENEIWQMFFAGRYLILLMGAFSIYTGFIYNECFSKALTIFPSAWSVAAMANNSDWSSEYIIESLSLNLDPNVTGVFNGPYPFGIDPIWSLAINHLTFLNSFKMKMSVILGIFHMSFGVFVGIFNHFHFKQKYKILLVFLPEITFLLLLFGYLVILIFYKWFMYDASNSMFAPSILIQFINMFLFSESPGSAPLFKHQKTVQLVLMVVAVLSVPILLLGTPFYLWHKHCQKVPKSRHNPSTAGERQPLLNSEDRKRSVNIAEGDMNHMESSQEEEEEEKFDFGDVFMHQTIHTIEFCLGCISNTASYLRLWALSLAHAQLSEVLWSMVMKNGFVMGYQGGVILVPVFAFFAVLTVAILLVMEGLSAFLHALRLHWVEFQNKFYSGAGYQFSPFTFTSDIWI; encoded by the exons ATGTTTCGCAGCGAGGAGATGTGCTTGGCCCAGCTCTTCTTGCAGTCGGCTTCATCCTACGCATGTGTTAGCGAATTAGGGGAGCAAGGCCTCGTGGAGTTCCGTGAT CTGAATCCTCATGTCAGTGCCTTCCAGCGGCGCTTTGTGGGAGAATTGCGGCGTtgtgaagaaatggaaaaaactttca CTTTTTTGGCCCAGGAAGCACAGAAAGCTGGACGGtcattgaagcctccagaggagaATCTGCCAGCCCCCTTGGCCCGTGAGGCCCTGCAAATACAGGAGCAGTCTGAGACCCTGTCAAAGGAGCTGCGGGAAGTGAGCCACAACCGGGAGGCCCTGCTTGGTCAGCTACAGGAACTGCGGGAGCATATTCAGGTGCTGCAGGAGGGCCAGCGTTTCACTGGTCAATTG CAGGTGCCCCTTGATTCGCCTGTCCTTTCTCGTGCTTTCTCTGAAAGAGATCCTCTGCTTGATCCCACCGTGCTACACCGCCCTGACCTCAGAATCAA CTTTGTGGCAGGTGTGATACATCCATGGCGGGTTAATTCCTTTGAACGGCTGTTGTGGCGTGCATGCCGTGGCTACCTTGTTCCTCATTTCACAGAGATGACAGAGCCTATTGAGAATCCATCCACG GGGGAAAGCATCACCTGGGTCATCTTCCTCATCTCCTACTGGGGTGAACAGATTGGGCAGAAAATCCGTAAAATCGCCAACTG CTTTCACTGCCACCTGCACCCATATCCTGAGAATGAAGCTGAGCGCATGGATACCTTGCATGGGCTGCGAACTCAAGTGGAAGACCTGAACATA GTATTGGGCCAGACAGAGCAGTACTTGGACCAGGTGCTTCAAAAAGTACTTTCAGTTCTACCTGCATGGCAAGTCCAGATCCAGAAGATGAAAGCTATCTACTTCATCCTCAACCAGTGCAGCTTCAGCATCACTGATAAATGCCTCATTGGGGAGGTCTGGTGCCCTGTTCGTGACCTTCCTGCTGTGCAGCTGGCCCTGCGCGAAGGATCG CATCGCAGTGGTTCTGGAGTGGAGTCCTTTGTCCACCGGATTATCAGCACTGAGAGCCCTCCAACACTCATTCGCACCAATAAATTCACTGCTGGCTTCCAGAACATTATTGATGCCTATGGGGTGGCTAGCTATCAAGAGATGAACCCAG CTCCTTACACCATCATcactttccctttcctctttgcCGTCATGTTTGGGGATGTTGGCCATGGACTACTGATGTTCCTCTTTGCCCTTTGGATGGTGCTTTTTGAGAACCGACCTGGAATGAAGAAGGCGGAAAATGAG ATCTGGCAGATGTTCTTTGCGGGCCGCTACCTCATCCTCTTAATGGGTGCCTTTTCTATTTACACGGGTTTCATCTACAACGAATGCTTCAGCAAGGCACTGACTATCTTCCCCTCTGCTTGGAGTGTCGCTGCTATGGCCAACAACTCGGACTGGAG CTCGGAATATATCATAGAAAGCCTTTCTCTAAATCTGGACCCCAATGTCACTGGCGTGTTTAATGGTCCCTACCCTTTTGGGATAGATCCG ATCTGGAGTCTGGCTATCAATCATCTCACCTTTCTAAACTCCTTCAAAATGAAGATGTCTGTAATCTTAGGCATTTTTCACATGAGCTTTGGAGTGTTTGTTGGCATCTTCAACCACTT CCACTTCAAGCAAAAATACAAGATCCTATTGGTTTTCCTTCCAGAAATCACTTTCCTTTTGCTGCTTTTTGGCTACCTTGTAATCCTGATATTTTACAAATGGTTTATGTATGATGCTTCTAACTCCATGTTCGCCCCTAGCATTCTCATCCAGTTCATTAACATGTTCCTGTTTTCAGAGAGTCCTGGAAGTGCTCCACTCTTTAAGCATCAG AAAACAGTGCAGCTGGTATTGATGGTGGTGGCTGTGCTCTCTGTGCCCATCCTGCTGCTGGGGACGCCCTTTTATCTTTGGCACAAACATTGCCAGAAAGTTCCTAAATCTCGG CACAATCCTTCCACAGCAGGAGAGCGGCAACCTCTGCTGAACTCAGAGGATCGAAAGAGATCTGTGAACATTGCTGAAGGTGACATGAATCACATGGAAAGCagccaagaggaggaggaggaggagaag TTTGACTTTGGTGACGTCTTTATGCATCAAACAATCCACACTATTGAGTTTTGCCTGGGCTGCATCTCGAACACGGCCTCTTATCTGCGTCTCTGGGCCCTCAGCTTGGCCCACGCAC AGCTCTCAGAGGTCCTCTGGAGCATGGTGATGAAGAATGGCTTTGTGATGGGCTACCAAGGCGGGGTTATCCTTGTTCCCGTCTTTGCTTTCTTCGCAGTATTGACTGTGGCAATTTTACTGGTGATGGAGGGACTCTCAGCTTTCCTGCACGCTCTACGTCTTCATTG GGTGGAATTCCAGAACAAATTCTATTCAGGTGCTGGGTACCAGTTCAGCCCCTTCACCTTCACCAGTGACATTTGGATCTAA
- the TCIRG1 gene encoding V-type proton ATPase 116 kDa subunit a isoform X1: protein MFRSEEMCLAQLFLQSASSYACVSELGEQGLVEFRDLNPHVSAFQRRFVGELRRCEEMEKTFTFLAQEAQKAGRSLKPPEENLPAPLAREALQIQEQSETLSKELREVSHNREALLGQLQELREHIQVLQEGQRFTGQLQVPLDSPVLSRAFSERDPLLDPTVLHRPDLRINFVAGVIHPWRVNSFERLLWRACRGYLVPHFTEMTEPIENPSTGESITWVIFLISYWGEQIGQKIRKIANCFHCHLHPYPENEAERMDTLHGLRTQVEDLNIVLGQTEQYLDQVLQKVLSVLPAWQVQIQKMKAIYFILNQCSFSITDKCLIGEVWCPVRDLPAVQLALREGSHRSGSGVESFVHRIISTESPPTLIRTNKFTAGFQNIIDAYGVASYQEMNPAPYTIITFPFLFAVMFGDVGHGLLMFLFALWMVLFENRPGMKKAENEIWQMFFAGRYLILLMGAFSIYTGFIYNECFSKALTIFPSAWSVAAMANNSDWSSEYIIESLSLNLDPNVTGVFNGPYPFGIDPIWSLAINHLTFLNSFKMKMSVILGIFHMSFGVFVGIFNHFHFKQKYKILLVFLPEITFLLLLFGYLVILIFYKWFMYDASNSMFAPSILIQFINMFLFSESPGSAPLFKHQKTVQLVLMVVAVLSVPILLLGTPFYLWHKHCQKVPKSRHNPSTAGERQPLLNSEDRKRSVNIAEGDMNHMESSQEEEEEEKKFDFGDVFMHQTIHTIEFCLGCISNTASYLRLWALSLAHAQLSEVLWSMVMKNGFVMGYQGGVILVPVFAFFAVLTVAILLVMEGLSAFLHALRLHWVEFQNKFYSGAGYQFSPFTFTSDIWI, encoded by the exons ATGTTTCGCAGCGAGGAGATGTGCTTGGCCCAGCTCTTCTTGCAGTCGGCTTCATCCTACGCATGTGTTAGCGAATTAGGGGAGCAAGGCCTCGTGGAGTTCCGTGAT CTGAATCCTCATGTCAGTGCCTTCCAGCGGCGCTTTGTGGGAGAATTGCGGCGTtgtgaagaaatggaaaaaactttca CTTTTTTGGCCCAGGAAGCACAGAAAGCTGGACGGtcattgaagcctccagaggagaATCTGCCAGCCCCCTTGGCCCGTGAGGCCCTGCAAATACAGGAGCAGTCTGAGACCCTGTCAAAGGAGCTGCGGGAAGTGAGCCACAACCGGGAGGCCCTGCTTGGTCAGCTACAGGAACTGCGGGAGCATATTCAGGTGCTGCAGGAGGGCCAGCGTTTCACTGGTCAATTG CAGGTGCCCCTTGATTCGCCTGTCCTTTCTCGTGCTTTCTCTGAAAGAGATCCTCTGCTTGATCCCACCGTGCTACACCGCCCTGACCTCAGAATCAA CTTTGTGGCAGGTGTGATACATCCATGGCGGGTTAATTCCTTTGAACGGCTGTTGTGGCGTGCATGCCGTGGCTACCTTGTTCCTCATTTCACAGAGATGACAGAGCCTATTGAGAATCCATCCACG GGGGAAAGCATCACCTGGGTCATCTTCCTCATCTCCTACTGGGGTGAACAGATTGGGCAGAAAATCCGTAAAATCGCCAACTG CTTTCACTGCCACCTGCACCCATATCCTGAGAATGAAGCTGAGCGCATGGATACCTTGCATGGGCTGCGAACTCAAGTGGAAGACCTGAACATA GTATTGGGCCAGACAGAGCAGTACTTGGACCAGGTGCTTCAAAAAGTACTTTCAGTTCTACCTGCATGGCAAGTCCAGATCCAGAAGATGAAAGCTATCTACTTCATCCTCAACCAGTGCAGCTTCAGCATCACTGATAAATGCCTCATTGGGGAGGTCTGGTGCCCTGTTCGTGACCTTCCTGCTGTGCAGCTGGCCCTGCGCGAAGGATCG CATCGCAGTGGTTCTGGAGTGGAGTCCTTTGTCCACCGGATTATCAGCACTGAGAGCCCTCCAACACTCATTCGCACCAATAAATTCACTGCTGGCTTCCAGAACATTATTGATGCCTATGGGGTGGCTAGCTATCAAGAGATGAACCCAG CTCCTTACACCATCATcactttccctttcctctttgcCGTCATGTTTGGGGATGTTGGCCATGGACTACTGATGTTCCTCTTTGCCCTTTGGATGGTGCTTTTTGAGAACCGACCTGGAATGAAGAAGGCGGAAAATGAG ATCTGGCAGATGTTCTTTGCGGGCCGCTACCTCATCCTCTTAATGGGTGCCTTTTCTATTTACACGGGTTTCATCTACAACGAATGCTTCAGCAAGGCACTGACTATCTTCCCCTCTGCTTGGAGTGTCGCTGCTATGGCCAACAACTCGGACTGGAG CTCGGAATATATCATAGAAAGCCTTTCTCTAAATCTGGACCCCAATGTCACTGGCGTGTTTAATGGTCCCTACCCTTTTGGGATAGATCCG ATCTGGAGTCTGGCTATCAATCATCTCACCTTTCTAAACTCCTTCAAAATGAAGATGTCTGTAATCTTAGGCATTTTTCACATGAGCTTTGGAGTGTTTGTTGGCATCTTCAACCACTT CCACTTCAAGCAAAAATACAAGATCCTATTGGTTTTCCTTCCAGAAATCACTTTCCTTTTGCTGCTTTTTGGCTACCTTGTAATCCTGATATTTTACAAATGGTTTATGTATGATGCTTCTAACTCCATGTTCGCCCCTAGCATTCTCATCCAGTTCATTAACATGTTCCTGTTTTCAGAGAGTCCTGGAAGTGCTCCACTCTTTAAGCATCAG AAAACAGTGCAGCTGGTATTGATGGTGGTGGCTGTGCTCTCTGTGCCCATCCTGCTGCTGGGGACGCCCTTTTATCTTTGGCACAAACATTGCCAGAAAGTTCCTAAATCTCGG CACAATCCTTCCACAGCAGGAGAGCGGCAACCTCTGCTGAACTCAGAGGATCGAAAGAGATCTGTGAACATTGCTGAAGGTGACATGAATCACATGGAAAGCagccaagaggaggaggaggaggagaag aag TTTGACTTTGGTGACGTCTTTATGCATCAAACAATCCACACTATTGAGTTTTGCCTGGGCTGCATCTCGAACACGGCCTCTTATCTGCGTCTCTGGGCCCTCAGCTTGGCCCACGCAC AGCTCTCAGAGGTCCTCTGGAGCATGGTGATGAAGAATGGCTTTGTGATGGGCTACCAAGGCGGGGTTATCCTTGTTCCCGTCTTTGCTTTCTTCGCAGTATTGACTGTGGCAATTTTACTGGTGATGGAGGGACTCTCAGCTTTCCTGCACGCTCTACGTCTTCATTG GGTGGAATTCCAGAACAAATTCTATTCAGGTGCTGGGTACCAGTTCAGCCCCTTCACCTTCACCAGTGACATTTGGATCTAA
- the TCIRG1 gene encoding V-type proton ATPase 116 kDa subunit a isoform X3 — MFRSEEMCLAQLFLQSASSYACVSELGEQGLVEFRDLNPHVSAFQRRFVGELRRCEEMEKTFTFLAQEAQKAGRSLKPPEENLPAPLAREALQIQEQSETLSKELREVSHNREALLGQLQELREHIQVLQEGQRFTGQLVPLDSPVLSRAFSERDPLLDPTVLHRPDLRINFVAGVIHPWRVNSFERLLWRACRGYLVPHFTEMTEPIENPSTGESITWVIFLISYWGEQIGQKIRKIANCFHCHLHPYPENEAERMDTLHGLRTQVEDLNIVLGQTEQYLDQVLQKVLSVLPAWQVQIQKMKAIYFILNQCSFSITDKCLIGEVWCPVRDLPAVQLALREGSHRSGSGVESFVHRIISTESPPTLIRTNKFTAGFQNIIDAYGVASYQEMNPAPYTIITFPFLFAVMFGDVGHGLLMFLFALWMVLFENRPGMKKAENEIWQMFFAGRYLILLMGAFSIYTGFIYNECFSKALTIFPSAWSVAAMANNSDWSSEYIIESLSLNLDPNVTGVFNGPYPFGIDPIWSLAINHLTFLNSFKMKMSVILGIFHMSFGVFVGIFNHFHFKQKYKILLVFLPEITFLLLLFGYLVILIFYKWFMYDASNSMFAPSILIQFINMFLFSESPGSAPLFKHQKTVQLVLMVVAVLSVPILLLGTPFYLWHKHCQKVPKSRHNPSTAGERQPLLNSEDRKRSVNIAEGDMNHMESSQEEEEEEKKFDFGDVFMHQTIHTIEFCLGCISNTASYLRLWALSLAHAQLSEVLWSMVMKNGFVMGYQGGVILVPVFAFFAVLTVAILLVMEGLSAFLHALRLHWVEFQNKFYSGAGYQFSPFTFTSDIWI; from the exons ATGTTTCGCAGCGAGGAGATGTGCTTGGCCCAGCTCTTCTTGCAGTCGGCTTCATCCTACGCATGTGTTAGCGAATTAGGGGAGCAAGGCCTCGTGGAGTTCCGTGAT CTGAATCCTCATGTCAGTGCCTTCCAGCGGCGCTTTGTGGGAGAATTGCGGCGTtgtgaagaaatggaaaaaactttca CTTTTTTGGCCCAGGAAGCACAGAAAGCTGGACGGtcattgaagcctccagaggagaATCTGCCAGCCCCCTTGGCCCGTGAGGCCCTGCAAATACAGGAGCAGTCTGAGACCCTGTCAAAGGAGCTGCGGGAAGTGAGCCACAACCGGGAGGCCCTGCTTGGTCAGCTACAGGAACTGCGGGAGCATATTCAGGTGCTGCAGGAGGGCCAGCGTTTCACTGGTCAATTG GTGCCCCTTGATTCGCCTGTCCTTTCTCGTGCTTTCTCTGAAAGAGATCCTCTGCTTGATCCCACCGTGCTACACCGCCCTGACCTCAGAATCAA CTTTGTGGCAGGTGTGATACATCCATGGCGGGTTAATTCCTTTGAACGGCTGTTGTGGCGTGCATGCCGTGGCTACCTTGTTCCTCATTTCACAGAGATGACAGAGCCTATTGAGAATCCATCCACG GGGGAAAGCATCACCTGGGTCATCTTCCTCATCTCCTACTGGGGTGAACAGATTGGGCAGAAAATCCGTAAAATCGCCAACTG CTTTCACTGCCACCTGCACCCATATCCTGAGAATGAAGCTGAGCGCATGGATACCTTGCATGGGCTGCGAACTCAAGTGGAAGACCTGAACATA GTATTGGGCCAGACAGAGCAGTACTTGGACCAGGTGCTTCAAAAAGTACTTTCAGTTCTACCTGCATGGCAAGTCCAGATCCAGAAGATGAAAGCTATCTACTTCATCCTCAACCAGTGCAGCTTCAGCATCACTGATAAATGCCTCATTGGGGAGGTCTGGTGCCCTGTTCGTGACCTTCCTGCTGTGCAGCTGGCCCTGCGCGAAGGATCG CATCGCAGTGGTTCTGGAGTGGAGTCCTTTGTCCACCGGATTATCAGCACTGAGAGCCCTCCAACACTCATTCGCACCAATAAATTCACTGCTGGCTTCCAGAACATTATTGATGCCTATGGGGTGGCTAGCTATCAAGAGATGAACCCAG CTCCTTACACCATCATcactttccctttcctctttgcCGTCATGTTTGGGGATGTTGGCCATGGACTACTGATGTTCCTCTTTGCCCTTTGGATGGTGCTTTTTGAGAACCGACCTGGAATGAAGAAGGCGGAAAATGAG ATCTGGCAGATGTTCTTTGCGGGCCGCTACCTCATCCTCTTAATGGGTGCCTTTTCTATTTACACGGGTTTCATCTACAACGAATGCTTCAGCAAGGCACTGACTATCTTCCCCTCTGCTTGGAGTGTCGCTGCTATGGCCAACAACTCGGACTGGAG CTCGGAATATATCATAGAAAGCCTTTCTCTAAATCTGGACCCCAATGTCACTGGCGTGTTTAATGGTCCCTACCCTTTTGGGATAGATCCG ATCTGGAGTCTGGCTATCAATCATCTCACCTTTCTAAACTCCTTCAAAATGAAGATGTCTGTAATCTTAGGCATTTTTCACATGAGCTTTGGAGTGTTTGTTGGCATCTTCAACCACTT CCACTTCAAGCAAAAATACAAGATCCTATTGGTTTTCCTTCCAGAAATCACTTTCCTTTTGCTGCTTTTTGGCTACCTTGTAATCCTGATATTTTACAAATGGTTTATGTATGATGCTTCTAACTCCATGTTCGCCCCTAGCATTCTCATCCAGTTCATTAACATGTTCCTGTTTTCAGAGAGTCCTGGAAGTGCTCCACTCTTTAAGCATCAG AAAACAGTGCAGCTGGTATTGATGGTGGTGGCTGTGCTCTCTGTGCCCATCCTGCTGCTGGGGACGCCCTTTTATCTTTGGCACAAACATTGCCAGAAAGTTCCTAAATCTCGG CACAATCCTTCCACAGCAGGAGAGCGGCAACCTCTGCTGAACTCAGAGGATCGAAAGAGATCTGTGAACATTGCTGAAGGTGACATGAATCACATGGAAAGCagccaagaggaggaggaggaggagaag aag TTTGACTTTGGTGACGTCTTTATGCATCAAACAATCCACACTATTGAGTTTTGCCTGGGCTGCATCTCGAACACGGCCTCTTATCTGCGTCTCTGGGCCCTCAGCTTGGCCCACGCAC AGCTCTCAGAGGTCCTCTGGAGCATGGTGATGAAGAATGGCTTTGTGATGGGCTACCAAGGCGGGGTTATCCTTGTTCCCGTCTTTGCTTTCTTCGCAGTATTGACTGTGGCAATTTTACTGGTGATGGAGGGACTCTCAGCTTTCCTGCACGCTCTACGTCTTCATTG GGTGGAATTCCAGAACAAATTCTATTCAGGTGCTGGGTACCAGTTCAGCCCCTTCACCTTCACCAGTGACATTTGGATCTAA
- the TBX10 gene encoding T-box transcription factor TBX10, which translates to MQTGEEPLNPGKERTLSLKHLAYFENQILLLFHPMALLQSTCPLIKATSLVVFKSPLTASCLLGTGADFEQYGTNGAGKQSGSTQLARKNQCVSGVTVQLEMRSLWEEFNSLGTEMIVTKAGRRMFPTFQVKISGMDPLADYVLLMDFVPLDDKRYRYAFHSSAWLVAGKADPATPGRVHFHPDSPAKGGQWMRQIVSFDKLKLTNNLMDDNGHIILNSMHRYQPRFHVVVVDPRPDSERYAQENFKSFIFTETQFMAVTAYQNHRITQLKIASNPFAKGFRECEPDDW; encoded by the exons ATGCAAACAGGGGAAGAACCTCTGAATCCAGGCAAAGAAAGAACATTATCCTTGAAACATCTGGCATATTTTGAGAATCAGATTTTGCTCCTGTTCCATCCTATGGCTCTGTTGCAATCCACCTGTCCCCTTATAAAAGCAACATCTCTGGTAGTGTTCAAGAG CCCTTTGACTGCATCATGTCTGCTGGGCACAGGAGCAGACTTTGAGCAATACGGAACCAACGGAGCAGGGAAGCAAAGTGGCAGCACCCAGTTAGCCAGGAAAAACCAATGTGTGTCTGGTGTCACTGTGCAACTGGAAATGAGGAGCCTTTGGGAGGAGTTCAACAGCCTTGGCACCGAGATGATTGTCACCAAGGCAGGACG GAGGATGTTTCCCACCTTCCAGGTGAAGATATCAGGCATGGACCCATTGGCGGACTATGTGCTTCTAATGGATTTTGTCCCTTTGGATGACAAGAGATATCG GTATGCATTTCACAGTTCTGCTTGGCTGGTAGCTGGCAAGGCAGATCCTGCTACACCCGGCCGGGTTCACTTCCATCCTGACTCCCCTGCCAAAGGAGGCCAGTGGATGAGGCAAATTGTCTCTTTTGACAAGCTCAAGCTCACCAACAACTTGATGGATGACAACGGTCAT ATCATTCTGAACTCCATGCACAGATATCAGCCCCGTTTCCATGTGGTGGTGGTGGACCCGCGTCCAGACAGTGAGCGCTATGCCCAGGAGAATTTCAAATCTTTCATCTTTACAGAGACGCAATTTATGGCAGTGACCGCCTATCAGAACCATCGG ATCACCCAGCTGAAAATTGCTAGTAACCCTTTTGCTAAAGGTTTCCGGGAGTGTGAGCCAGATGACTGGTAA
- the TCIRG1 gene encoding V-type proton ATPase 116 kDa subunit a isoform X4: protein MFRSEEMCLAQLFLQSASSYACVSELGEQGLVEFRDLNPHVSAFQRRFVGELRRCEEMEKTFTFLAQEAQKAGRSLKPPEENLPAPLAREALQIQEQSETLSKELREVSHNREALLGQLQELREHIQVLQEGQRFTGQLVPLDSPVLSRAFSERDPLLDPTVLHRPDLRINFVAGVIHPWRVNSFERLLWRACRGYLVPHFTEMTEPIENPSTGESITWVIFLISYWGEQIGQKIRKIANCFHCHLHPYPENEAERMDTLHGLRTQVEDLNIVLGQTEQYLDQVLQKVLSVLPAWQVQIQKMKAIYFILNQCSFSITDKCLIGEVWCPVRDLPAVQLALREGSHRSGSGVESFVHRIISTESPPTLIRTNKFTAGFQNIIDAYGVASYQEMNPAPYTIITFPFLFAVMFGDVGHGLLMFLFALWMVLFENRPGMKKAENEIWQMFFAGRYLILLMGAFSIYTGFIYNECFSKALTIFPSAWSVAAMANNSDWSSEYIIESLSLNLDPNVTGVFNGPYPFGIDPIWSLAINHLTFLNSFKMKMSVILGIFHMSFGVFVGIFNHFHFKQKYKILLVFLPEITFLLLLFGYLVILIFYKWFMYDASNSMFAPSILIQFINMFLFSESPGSAPLFKHQKTVQLVLMVVAVLSVPILLLGTPFYLWHKHCQKVPKSRHNPSTAGERQPLLNSEDRKRSVNIAEGDMNHMESSQEEEEEEKFDFGDVFMHQTIHTIEFCLGCISNTASYLRLWALSLAHAQLSEVLWSMVMKNGFVMGYQGGVILVPVFAFFAVLTVAILLVMEGLSAFLHALRLHWVEFQNKFYSGAGYQFSPFTFTSDIWI, encoded by the exons ATGTTTCGCAGCGAGGAGATGTGCTTGGCCCAGCTCTTCTTGCAGTCGGCTTCATCCTACGCATGTGTTAGCGAATTAGGGGAGCAAGGCCTCGTGGAGTTCCGTGAT CTGAATCCTCATGTCAGTGCCTTCCAGCGGCGCTTTGTGGGAGAATTGCGGCGTtgtgaagaaatggaaaaaactttca CTTTTTTGGCCCAGGAAGCACAGAAAGCTGGACGGtcattgaagcctccagaggagaATCTGCCAGCCCCCTTGGCCCGTGAGGCCCTGCAAATACAGGAGCAGTCTGAGACCCTGTCAAAGGAGCTGCGGGAAGTGAGCCACAACCGGGAGGCCCTGCTTGGTCAGCTACAGGAACTGCGGGAGCATATTCAGGTGCTGCAGGAGGGCCAGCGTTTCACTGGTCAATTG GTGCCCCTTGATTCGCCTGTCCTTTCTCGTGCTTTCTCTGAAAGAGATCCTCTGCTTGATCCCACCGTGCTACACCGCCCTGACCTCAGAATCAA CTTTGTGGCAGGTGTGATACATCCATGGCGGGTTAATTCCTTTGAACGGCTGTTGTGGCGTGCATGCCGTGGCTACCTTGTTCCTCATTTCACAGAGATGACAGAGCCTATTGAGAATCCATCCACG GGGGAAAGCATCACCTGGGTCATCTTCCTCATCTCCTACTGGGGTGAACAGATTGGGCAGAAAATCCGTAAAATCGCCAACTG CTTTCACTGCCACCTGCACCCATATCCTGAGAATGAAGCTGAGCGCATGGATACCTTGCATGGGCTGCGAACTCAAGTGGAAGACCTGAACATA GTATTGGGCCAGACAGAGCAGTACTTGGACCAGGTGCTTCAAAAAGTACTTTCAGTTCTACCTGCATGGCAAGTCCAGATCCAGAAGATGAAAGCTATCTACTTCATCCTCAACCAGTGCAGCTTCAGCATCACTGATAAATGCCTCATTGGGGAGGTCTGGTGCCCTGTTCGTGACCTTCCTGCTGTGCAGCTGGCCCTGCGCGAAGGATCG CATCGCAGTGGTTCTGGAGTGGAGTCCTTTGTCCACCGGATTATCAGCACTGAGAGCCCTCCAACACTCATTCGCACCAATAAATTCACTGCTGGCTTCCAGAACATTATTGATGCCTATGGGGTGGCTAGCTATCAAGAGATGAACCCAG CTCCTTACACCATCATcactttccctttcctctttgcCGTCATGTTTGGGGATGTTGGCCATGGACTACTGATGTTCCTCTTTGCCCTTTGGATGGTGCTTTTTGAGAACCGACCTGGAATGAAGAAGGCGGAAAATGAG ATCTGGCAGATGTTCTTTGCGGGCCGCTACCTCATCCTCTTAATGGGTGCCTTTTCTATTTACACGGGTTTCATCTACAACGAATGCTTCAGCAAGGCACTGACTATCTTCCCCTCTGCTTGGAGTGTCGCTGCTATGGCCAACAACTCGGACTGGAG CTCGGAATATATCATAGAAAGCCTTTCTCTAAATCTGGACCCCAATGTCACTGGCGTGTTTAATGGTCCCTACCCTTTTGGGATAGATCCG ATCTGGAGTCTGGCTATCAATCATCTCACCTTTCTAAACTCCTTCAAAATGAAGATGTCTGTAATCTTAGGCATTTTTCACATGAGCTTTGGAGTGTTTGTTGGCATCTTCAACCACTT CCACTTCAAGCAAAAATACAAGATCCTATTGGTTTTCCTTCCAGAAATCACTTTCCTTTTGCTGCTTTTTGGCTACCTTGTAATCCTGATATTTTACAAATGGTTTATGTATGATGCTTCTAACTCCATGTTCGCCCCTAGCATTCTCATCCAGTTCATTAACATGTTCCTGTTTTCAGAGAGTCCTGGAAGTGCTCCACTCTTTAAGCATCAG AAAACAGTGCAGCTGGTATTGATGGTGGTGGCTGTGCTCTCTGTGCCCATCCTGCTGCTGGGGACGCCCTTTTATCTTTGGCACAAACATTGCCAGAAAGTTCCTAAATCTCGG CACAATCCTTCCACAGCAGGAGAGCGGCAACCTCTGCTGAACTCAGAGGATCGAAAGAGATCTGTGAACATTGCTGAAGGTGACATGAATCACATGGAAAGCagccaagaggaggaggaggaggagaag TTTGACTTTGGTGACGTCTTTATGCATCAAACAATCCACACTATTGAGTTTTGCCTGGGCTGCATCTCGAACACGGCCTCTTATCTGCGTCTCTGGGCCCTCAGCTTGGCCCACGCAC AGCTCTCAGAGGTCCTCTGGAGCATGGTGATGAAGAATGGCTTTGTGATGGGCTACCAAGGCGGGGTTATCCTTGTTCCCGTCTTTGCTTTCTTCGCAGTATTGACTGTGGCAATTTTACTGGTGATGGAGGGACTCTCAGCTTTCCTGCACGCTCTACGTCTTCATTG GGTGGAATTCCAGAACAAATTCTATTCAGGTGCTGGGTACCAGTTCAGCCCCTTCACCTTCACCAGTGACATTTGGATCTAA